The Episyrphus balteatus chromosome 4, idEpiBalt1.1, whole genome shotgun sequence genome includes a window with the following:
- the LOC129918874 gene encoding uncharacterized protein LOC129918874 — protein MSSPADKKHFKKPFQKFRNNNGQKHYGGNKFKQAGHKNKRFFQNAKGFGKKGSYGRGTHIEEEDFTYFMGILETQRNSKFQSADEKVAMANNVLEQTKEKEIHLASNQVVSRVLENCLGFCDPEHLEGLFDIFGEGVRPICSDQHASHVLEKLLETAAIRALGEAAISSKKDEDASNPPKKGKFEVVHDYKYNMTHEFDEAHREKCSAFFLRISKFLLNNLEEFVEQTYANHLLRSAILGLSGLFIPKSIYYKGKMVTNLERLTGTKQGHRQGELLLMKTIFQVPAEWKEVLMEFPERLQMWPQYKDLPYKYITSGLLQVICLALDTVDKKALEDFGKKLITDCFINVVIPKKSNDRFNKPKNDNGADVKEEENGNGNDEEAKMEADDEEQSEEQAEPKEDEEQNAESAEADAEEENDNDDKPSVFKSDSSIYVLQTLITVASPSLMTQISDLFKDRLLTLANGKMSSYAVERLINYVADKSLFEKIFEELAPHFEKFYQTEKSSLVSAMSATCLRLKDKQAAFITTLQNSLRCNAQLGAERPKSFFVCLTKLKPFEVLPYDQRKYISIYGSLIIQDILQFNKPILLVNSILETPVKDLNQIMQLPNGGYIADKFLMSTTIGEKSREKLIKLFEGFYMDLAISPAGSRVLEKFVKAANDGQKVAIATELTARDNKLKGNAFGRIVYNSLRLETFKLSQDQWKASWKEGAVVEAEEVVKEETVVAPKEEPAAAAAAAEEMDTTETTTKPSPASAKKNNKKNNKKRPAS, from the exons ATGAGTTCTCCAGCAGATAAAAAGCACTTCAAAAAACCATTCCAAAAATTCCGTAATAATAATGGTCAAAAACATTATGGTGGTAATAAATTCAAGCAAGCCGGTCATAAAAACAAACGCTTTTTCCAAAATGCCAAAGGTTTTGGCAAAAAAGGTAGTTATGGCCGTGGCACTCACATCGAGGAGGAAGATTTTACATATTTCATGGGAATTCTGGAGACACAACGAAATAGTAAATTTCAATCTGCTGATGAAAaag TCGCCATGGCAAACAACGTCTTGGAACAaactaaagaaaaagaaatccacttagcCTCGAACCAAGTTGTCAGTCGAGTTCTTGAAAATTGTTTGGGTTTCTGTGATCCCGAACATTTGGAAGGATTATTTGATATATTTGGCGAAGGTGTCCGTCCCATTTGCTCTGACCAACATGCTTCGCATGTTCTTGAAAAGTTATTGGAAACTGCTGCGATACGTGCCCTCGGAGAGGCTGCCATTTCTTCCAAAAAAGATGAAGACGCTTCGAATCCACCCAAAAAAGGTAAATTCGAAGTTGTCCATGATTATAAGTACAATATGACTCATGAATTCGATGAAGCACATCGCGAAAAATGCTCTGCATTCTTCTTGCGAATTAGCAAGTTTTTACTCAACAATTTGGAAGAATTTGTTGAACAAACATACGCAAATCATCTTCTCAGATCGGCAATTCTTGGTTTGTCTGGTCTCTTTATTCCCAAATCAATCTATTATAAAGGTAAAATGGTCACCAACCTGGAAAGGTTAACTGGGACCAAGCAAGGTCATCGTCAGGGTGAACTTTTACTGATGAAGACTATATTCCAAGTACCTGCTGAATGGAAAGAAGTCTTGATGGAATTCCCAGAAAGATTACAAATGTGGCCACAGTACAAGGATCTCCCTTACAAGTATATTACATCTGGTTTGCTTCAGGTGATTTGTCTTGCTTTGGACACAGTTGATAAGAAAGCTCTTGAAGATTTTGGAAAGAAGCTAATTACCGATTGCTTCATTAATGTAGTAATCCCCAAAAAAAGCAATGATAGATTCAATAAACCCAAAAACGACAATGGTGCTGATGTTAAAGAGGAAGAAAATGGTAATGGAAATGATGAGGAAGCCAAAATGGAAGCTGACGATGAGGAACAGTCGGAAGAACAGGCTGAACCAAAAGAAGATGAAGAACAAAATGCAGAATCGGCTGAAGCTGATGCAGAAGAAGAGAACGACAATGATGACAAACCATCGGTATTTAAGTCCGATAGTTCTATTTATGTATTACAAACTTTGATAACAGTTGCTTCTCCAAGTCTCATGACACAAATAAGTGATCTCTTTAAAGATCGTCTTTTAACATTAGCCAATGGAAAGATGAGTTCCTATGCAGTTGAGAGATTGATAAATTATGTTGCAGACAAATCACTGTTTGAAAAGATTTTCGAAGAATTAGCTCCTCATTTTGAGAAGTTCTATCAGACAGAGAAATCTAGTTTGGTTTCAGCAATGTCAGCTACTTGTCTTCGATTGAAGGACAAACAAGCAGCTTTTATTACAACTTTACAAAATTCCCTACGCTGCAATGCACAATTAGGAGCTGAACGTCCAAAATCATTCTTTGTTTGTCTAACCAAATTGAAGCCATTTGAAGTTTTACCATATGATCAAAGAAAATACATTTCAATTTATGGATCATTGATCATACAAgatatattacaatttaataaacCAATTTTATTGGTCAATTCGATATTAGAAACACCCGTAAAAGATTTAAACCAAATAATGCAATTACCAAATGGTGGTTATATTGCTGATAAATTTCTTATGAGTACAACAATTGGTGAGAAGTCACGtgagaaattaattaaacttttCGAGGGATTCTATATGGATTTGGCAATATCACCAGCTGGATCGAGAGTATTGGAGAAATTTGTTAAAGCAGCAAATGATGGACAGAAAGTTGCAATTGCTACTGAATTGACAGCTAGAGATAATAAATTGAAGGGAAATGCTTTTGGGAGGATTGTTTATAATTCATTGAGATTAGAGACTTTTAAATTGAGTCAGGATCAGTGGAAGGCATCGTGGAAGGAGGGAGCAGTCGTTGAAGCAGAGGAAGTTGTTAAAGAAGAAACAGTAGTTGCTCCAAAGGAAGAACCAGCTGCTGCTGCAGCTGCTGCAGAGGAGATGGATACCACCGAGACTACTACAAAACCATCGCCAGCATCGGCTAAAAAgaacaacaagaaaaataataagaaaaggcCTGCATCTTAA
- the LOC129918531 gene encoding NF-kappa-B inhibitor-interacting Ras-like protein — MLSSSSKASKGGKVLVCGMKGVGKTALIEQLIYGNITIESDIHSTIEDIYMANVDTGRGPREQLRIYDTAGLQGKAQLPRHYLVFPDGYVLVYDPSDPSSLDMLDDIKSDIDKNKEKKEVAVIVLGNVRSGTGTLKRTDTPPTMPDPIEAVLSRANSWCARERIKHYTVNAMERDSIFEPFVQLCIRLHPIQPKSSFPQLRQVMQKRDRSDA; from the exons atgctcTCTTCTTCATCTAAAGCAAGTAAAGGTGGAAAAGTTTTAGTTTGTGGAATGAAAGGTGTTGGAAAAACAGCTTTAATCGAACAACTTATCTATGGAAATATAACAATCGAATCT GATATTCATTCAACAATAGAAGATATTTATATGGCAAATGTTGACACCGGAAGAGGACCCAGAGAACAGCTTAGAATTTACGATACAGCTGGATTGCAG GGAAAAGCACAATTACCACGTCATTATTTAGTATTCCCTGATGGATATGTTCTCGTCTATGATCCAAGTGATCCATCTAGTTTGGACATGTTGGACGACATCAAATCGGACAttgataaaaacaaagaaaagaaagaagttGCTGTGATTGTTCTGGGCAATGTCCGATCTGGAACTGGTACTCTGAAAAGAACTGACACTCCACCAACAATGCCAGATCCAATTGAAGCTGTGCTAAGTCGTGCGAATAGCTGGTGTGCTCGTGAACGCATAAAACATTACACAGTCAATGCAATGGAACGTGATAGCATCTTTGAACCTTTCGTTCAACTCTGTATTCGTTTGCATCCAATACAACCTAAAAGTTCATTCCCTCAGTTGCGTCAGGTTATGCAGAAAAGAGATCGAAGCGATGCTTGA